In a single window of the Roseiconus lacunae genome:
- a CDS encoding NAD-dependent epimerase/dehydratase family protein, with protein MPTVLVTGSSGFVGSCARTAFASAGWHSIGVGRRPTSQDDYLRCDLSKPFSGNLVSAIERSDVVIHAAARSSPWGTKRQFRQANVVATEKIVEACQAAGQPKLIFLSSSSIFYRPEDQIGIDESTVPAEPAVNHYAATKQIAETIVRRYEGRWTILRPRAVYGKGDTVLFPRILAAAQAGRLPLLTRPGDPVVGDLISIDHLTDCLVKAAQDDTIEGEFNLTDNAPQEIVSFLLGVFERLEIPRPKREIPVSTAFRFAHVLELIYGGLMPWREPPITRFGVHVFAYSKVFKVDKMLRAFGQPKLSTEQSVERFVEWVQHDNPYGLK; from the coding sequence ATGCCAACCGTTTTGGTCACCGGAAGCAGCGGTTTTGTCGGCAGTTGCGCGCGAACTGCGTTTGCGTCTGCCGGGTGGCATTCAATTGGGGTCGGCCGCCGCCCGACATCGCAGGATGACTATTTGCGTTGCGATTTATCAAAACCGTTTTCAGGTAATTTGGTCTCAGCCATCGAGCGATCCGATGTGGTTATTCATGCGGCGGCACGAAGTTCGCCTTGGGGAACCAAACGTCAATTTCGGCAAGCCAACGTCGTGGCGACAGAGAAGATCGTCGAAGCCTGTCAGGCAGCTGGTCAACCAAAATTAATCTTTCTATCGTCCTCTAGTATCTTCTATCGCCCCGAAGATCAGATTGGGATCGACGAGTCGACGGTGCCGGCCGAACCGGCCGTTAACCACTACGCCGCGACCAAGCAGATCGCCGAGACGATCGTGCGGCGATATGAAGGCCGGTGGACGATTCTGAGACCGCGAGCCGTTTACGGTAAAGGGGACACCGTGCTATTCCCGCGTATACTCGCGGCCGCGCAGGCGGGGCGGTTACCGCTGCTAACGCGCCCGGGGGATCCCGTCGTCGGCGATTTGATATCGATCGATCATTTGACCGACTGCCTTGTTAAAGCCGCTCAAGACGACACGATCGAAGGGGAGTTCAATCTAACCGACAACGCGCCCCAGGAGATCGTGTCGTTTTTGCTAGGCGTATTCGAACGCTTGGAGATTCCTCGACCGAAACGAGAAATTCCGGTTTCAACTGCGTTCCGATTCGCACACGTCCTGGAACTAATCTACGGAGGATTGATGCCCTGGCGGGAACCTCCGATCACACGGTTTGGAGTCCATGTGTTTGCGTACTCCAAGGTGTTCAAGGTTGACAAAATGCTCCGCGCGTTCGGCCAGCCTAAGCTCTCCACCGAGCAATCGGTCGAACGATTCGTCGAATGGGTCCAACACGACAACCCTTACGGACTGAAGTGA
- a CDS encoding glycosyltransferase codes for MGPTRQPLRTEVISIDWVCSGLICVYLGLLMFKVIALARTMRRQSQCEIQRSDQVYEPAPELAERIVIVQPILGGDPRLEETLRYNVESLPTDVAFLWLVDEDDKIGSEVASNLAGSRTNIKVIVCPPAADDINPKTFKLGIALQLADRSLFAVLDDDTTIDISSLNAAAESLSEYGLYTGLPLYRPAEHLWGKLVTQFVNNNSVLTYLPLLNFADPMSINGMFYVVNTTAMKRHGGFSTIRHELCDDYAMKKLATNAGWKIRQGITYQFVSTSVETFGQYWGLMHRWFLFSLLLVKDQRRLVQAALVTLLGLPPILLLVASILAIVSVWGWSVWCAGLVIRHVLLAYSRKCARTPSVYFNPILSVVSELLQPIHMIHAVLSSKIQWRSRRIHVRSGMSFQVIEDWDR; via the coding sequence ATGGGTCCAACACGACAACCCTTACGGACTGAAGTGATCTCGATCGATTGGGTTTGTAGCGGATTGATCTGCGTTTACCTTGGGCTATTGATGTTCAAGGTCATCGCTTTGGCACGGACGATGCGAAGGCAGAGTCAATGTGAAATTCAACGATCCGACCAAGTGTATGAGCCGGCACCAGAACTTGCCGAACGAATAGTCATCGTTCAGCCGATCCTGGGTGGTGACCCACGGTTGGAAGAAACACTGCGTTACAACGTAGAGTCGCTGCCCACGGACGTCGCATTCCTTTGGCTTGTCGACGAAGACGACAAGATTGGTTCTGAGGTAGCATCCAATCTTGCCGGAAGTCGCACAAATATCAAAGTCATCGTGTGTCCACCGGCTGCTGATGACATCAACCCGAAAACATTCAAGCTAGGAATCGCGCTGCAGTTGGCCGACCGGTCGCTCTTTGCCGTACTTGACGATGACACCACGATCGATATCTCGTCATTAAACGCAGCGGCGGAATCACTCTCCGAGTACGGCTTATACACCGGTTTGCCGCTTTATCGTCCGGCGGAGCATCTGTGGGGAAAACTGGTCACACAATTCGTCAACAACAATTCGGTCCTGACCTACCTTCCGCTTTTAAACTTTGCTGACCCGATGTCGATCAACGGAATGTTCTATGTCGTTAACACCACTGCGATGAAACGACACGGCGGATTCTCGACGATCCGTCACGAATTGTGTGATGACTATGCGATGAAAAAACTCGCGACGAATGCGGGCTGGAAGATCAGGCAAGGCATCACGTATCAATTCGTTTCGACCAGTGTGGAGACGTTTGGTCAGTACTGGGGGTTAATGCACCGATGGTTCTTGTTTTCGCTGCTGTTGGTCAAAGATCAGCGCCGACTGGTGCAAGCCGCACTGGTGACCTTGCTGGGGCTGCCTCCGATTTTACTGCTGGTGGCATCCATCTTGGCGATCGTTTCCGTTTGGGGCTGGAGCGTTTGGTGCGCAGGACTGGTTATCCGCCACGTCTTATTGGCTTATTCGCGAAAATGCGCGCGTACTCCGTCGGTGTACTTCAATCCGATACTTTCGGTTGTGTCTGAGTTGCTACAACCGATTCATATGATCCATGCCGTGCTTTCGTCGAAGATCCAGTGGCGTAGTCGTCGCATTCACGTTCGCAGCGGAATGTCGTTCCAAGTGATTGAGGACTGGGACCGTTGA